The Thermococcus peptonophilus genomic sequence AGAGAATACGGAGGCAGTATAACTGGGAGAGGGTTGCGATGGAGTATGAAAGGGTGTTTAGGGCTTTGATCAGGAGGGCGCAGGGATGAAGCTCCTTTTAATTAATTATATGGAAACTACTGCACCGGGAGGGATAAATAAGGTAGTGTTTGAAATTGCTAGATGGCTTTCTAAATGGAGTCATGAGGTTGTTGTTTTTAATCCAGCTTGGGATAATCGCCTGCAAATGAGTGAAGAAAAGATAGAGAATTTTACATTGATTAGGGGATACAAATACAGAGAATCCCTTTATGGATTTAGCATCAAAAATATCGGAGTTGTCAGAGAATTAATAAAAAAGTTTGATCCAGATGTTGTTCACGTTCATGGATACCATACCTTGTTCTCACCTGAAATAGTTTATGTTGTCAAGAAATACTTTTCCAAAATTCCAGTGATATTTTCTCCGCATTATATGCCCTTCGGACATGCCACGCTCCTAGGAGAGTATCTGTGGTCAGTATACAACAAGATAAGCAATTTACTAATTTTTCCTAAAATAGATCATCTAATAGTTGCGTCTAATTTTGAAAAGGATAGTTTGCTCTATGATATCCCCAATACAGGGGACATTGAAATTAGTGTGATCCCCCATGGGGTGGATGTGATTGATGTTCAAAAGAAACCTCAGAGGGAAGAAATTACATTATTGTTTTCTGGATATCTTCAGGAGCGAAAAGGTGTTCAATACATACTCCGAGCCCTCTATGAACTTGTTTATGAATATAAAATGGCGAACGTCAGACTTACGATTATTGGGGAAGGTCCATATAAACAAAGTTTATTAAAATTAGCGAAGCAATTAAATATAATGCAATATATTGTATGGAAACCATTTGTAGTTGATAGAACAGAACTTTTTAAGGAAATTCAGAATGCAGATATATTTTTGTTGTTGTCCAAGAATGAAAACTATGGAATCACTGTTGCCGAAGCACTTGCACTTGGAACTCCAGTAATAGTTACAAAACATAGTGCCTTGAAGGAGTTTTTAACAGAACCTGGATGTTTTGGTGTTGATTATCCTCCTAATCCTAAGAAAGTCGCGGAATTAATATTAAAAATCTTAAACAGCGATGTTAGAGTGGGACCGTTTAGTAAAAGGATAAGAACTTGGGATGAAGTTGTGAAAGATTACGAAAAGGTATACAATCTAGTACTGAGAAGAGTGAAGAATATGAGGTGAGAACAATGGATTACCCCAATGTGATACTTATTGTAGTAGACACTCTGAGAGATGATTACTCATATCCTCTGAAAGAAAATCTAAAAAAGTTTGGATTTATTTCGTACAATAATGCTATAGCTCCTACCTCATGGACAATTCCTAGTCATGCATCATTATTTACTGGTTTATACCCCCTACTTCACAAAATACATGAGACAAAACACAAAAAAAATCCCGATATACGATTTGATGATCTACCACCTGAAATCACACTGCAACACTTTTTAGGAGAACTGGGATATGAATCCTACTTGTTAAGCGCGAATCCATATATATCCCCATTTTTTGGGTTATCTGGATTTGATTATTTCCATGATACATATTCGGGGAAATATAGCATTTTTCTTTCTGACAACGAACAAGAATATATTGATAAATTAAAAATAAGGACAAGGACAACCAAAGAGTTATTATCTAAATTATGGAATGATAAACAATTTAAATTATTATTAAAAGTTACAGGCGGTTTTATTATCTGGAAGCTTGGGCTAGTAAAAGGATGGCCATTTGATATGGGCGCCCGAAAAACAATAGAAGTTTTAAGGAGAATTCTCAAGAAAGAAAATTGGCGGGATTCTAATCCATTTTTTATATTCGTAAACTTGATGGAAGTCCACGAACCCTACTCTAGACTTGAAAATCCTCAAACCCTCATAAAATCATTCAAACGTAACCTTCTAACTGGTGAACTAAATTTTGAGCAAGTACTATTATGGAAACAAGTTTATCCTAAAGAAGTAGATTACATAACAGAAAGAATCCTTGAGATTATTAAAATACTAAAATACGAAGATATGTTTGACAATTCCATTATTATCATCACTAGTGATCATGGACAGCTCCTTGGAGAGCATGGAAGAATAGGTCATGGGACCTTCCTTTATGATGAACTTCTAAAAGTGCCTCTTCTTGTAAAGTTCCCAAAGGAATATGAATCTCATTACCCGGGGGACTCGGAATCTTGGATCAGTCTCACAAAAATTAAACAGTTAATTTTGAGTGTGGTTGAAAATAAACTGGAGGTACATCAATTGTACTCCTCTGTTGTATTTGCCGAGTCGTATGGCATACAAGATTATATAAACCCCCCCACAGATAGAGATCAATACAACAACTTTTATGCCCTTGAAAAATACCGGATTGCTATCTATTACAAAAACTTTAAAGGAATTTTCAATGTCACAGACTGGAAGTTTGAAGAAATCATTTCGTATGATCCCAAAACAGAAGTCACTGAAGACATTGTAAAACACATGAAAAAAGAGATCATAAAATTCCTAAAAACTGTTGAATTCAGAAGCATTTCAAAGATAGGTGAGTTAACTATTTATTGAATGTTTTATAAAACAGTATAGGCGACTTTCTTTCATTTTCCATCGCTGCTAATACCCCCAATGCAAAATATATACTGCTTTTTTTATTTCCATAAAAAAGAATGTAATTTAAAAGTAATAATGGAATTCTTAAAATTAGCAATATACTCATGCCAAGCAGTTTGTAGAATTCAGTGTAGTTTTTCAATATGATTAGTATCATATTTCGTCCAAACAAATATGCTGATATAGGTCTAATTGTTTTCTTTAAAATGTTTCTATTGCCAACTTTGTGCCAAATCGTCGAGAGAGAGGCTACTGCCAACGAAATTCCGCCTTTACGTAACCTAAGCGAAAAGTCGGTTTCTTCCCAATATGCAAAATAATCTTCATCTAAAAATCCAAAACTCAAGAGAGTATCTTTTTTGACTAACATACATGCGCCATGGATTTCATCTGTGTTTATTAATGAAGAGGAGATGCCTTTATCCATTTTATTAGGTTTGCATGATTTATGCATAGTAGTCCATATTGGGCCTAATTTGTGAGTTTTACCGCAGTATTGAATTTTTCCGTTCCAGTAATAATGTATTTTAGGGCTTATGGCTCCAATGTTCTTGTTACTGGAGGCAACTTTTACAAGCTCCGTTAAAAAGCCTGGATGAACAACAGTATCGTTATTCAAAAGCAAAATATAGTCAGAGGTCAAAACGCTCAAAGCAAATTTTATTCCAACGTTGTTCCCACCAGCAAAGCCGTAGTTGTCCTTATTTTTGATTAAAATCATTCGCCTATTCGGATCAAATTTCTCGTAGGCGGGTTTATTGAACTTCCCTTTCCTTGTGTCACCTTCATTGATATCAAAAACCTTAATCGGTTTATTGCTCGGATTGTACTCAAAAAACTTTGAATTGACCTCAATCTTTCCCTCTGCATACTCCTTAATCTTCCTCACCGAGTCATCCTTGGAGCCGTTATCCACCACGATAACATCATAGTTAGGATAGGTGATTCTATAGAGCGATTCCAAACATTCTATTGTATCCTCCCAGCCGTTCCAGTTGAGAATGATTATAGATACCCTCGGGGCATTCATCTGCATCCCATACCCTTTCTATCAAAAAATATTAAAAGGTTTTTTGGTGGCATTACATTTGGGGAGAGATTAAATGGACAGAAAATCACTGATAATCACCATCTCGATTTTGTTGGGGTTGAACTCAGGAATACTAGCGGATTACTTAGGCATCCGCATACCACTGGTCAGGCAGATTTTTGGGTTCGTTGCCCTGATGTTCCTACCGGGGTATCTTCTCTTAAGGATATTTAACACAAAAACGGAAAGCATCTCTGAAGAGATATTCCTCGAAGTTGCCCTCAGCATCTCGGTCGTCATGATTATGGGGATTTTTGCAAATTTTGTATATCCACTCCTTGGGGTTGAAAAACCTATAACCATTCTTCCGATTCTCTTGACATTTAACGTGGTTACCCTGGGGCTACTCGCGGTGGAGCAGATCAGGTCAGTGCCGGTGCCTCAGCACACCAGAAGGCAGATCAGGATAGCAAAGTGGGACTTATTCTTTGCCCTTCTGCCCGCCGGGTCTCTGCTTGGTGCCTACTTTTTCAGCCACTACGGGGATAACAAGGGATTGCTTCTCCTTTATTTCGTGATAGCGCTTACCCCACTAGTTTTTATTAAATCCAAGAACTTTAACAGAGCCTTTGGGATATGGTCAATTGCGATTTCCCTTATGTGGTCAACTGTTTTTGGGGTATCCTGGAACTATATCTGGGGATACGACATAAATGGGGAGTACTACTATTCAAATTTAGTTTTATCAAAAGGAGTCTGGGAAATTTCAACTTTTAAAGCATATAATACTGTTGCAAGTATAAATATACTTGCACCATTATCTTCTTTGGTAACAAGTATGAATCTGGTCTCAATATTCAAAGTTATGTATCCATTTATATTTTCATTAGTTCCAGTGGTACTTTTAAAGGCCTATGAAATGCTTTTGCAAGATAAACTTCGGGCTGAACTCTCAGTATTATTCTTTATGTTTCTCTTTACATTTTTCACAGAAATGATGGCTCTTGCGAGACAAATGATCGCAGAAGTATACTTGGCCCTGCTTGTTTATGCAACAATAAGAAAGATAAATTCTATATTTTTGAGTGTGTTCCTGGTGTCTCTAGTAATCTCGCACTATGGGACTGCATATTTAGCAATATTTGCACTTGTCTCCCTTCTCCTGTTGGGGAATATCAAAACAAAAAGAAACATAAATAATAGAATTATAATATTTACATGGGTGATAACTCTGTTCTGGTACCAGCATGTCGGGGGAGGGTTTCAATTTCAAAAGTTAGTGGATGTTGGATATCAAACACTCTTAATGCTCAAAGATTTGGGAGATATACAGCGATCACAAGGACTCGCAATTATAGTAAGTAAAACCACTCTTGCGAGGGAAGTAGGAAAATGGATAAATATCATTGCTCAAGGTTTTATTTCAGTGGGGATTCTAGCCGCGGCTTATACTATTGCCAAGGATCCCAGGAAAAAATATATAGAATTTTATGTATTGTCCTTTGTGTTCTTCGCTTATGACGTTGCCGGAGTAATTGTTCCATATTTTGCGAATAGATTAAATACTCCAAGGCTTTATCAGATAACATTATTTTTCCTATCCCCATACTTAATTATTGGGGCAAATGCACTAAGTAGAATTTTTTATAACCTTTATAAAAACATGGTATCTAGTAATACTATATCTAATAATTATGAGGTCAAGATTCTCTCGGTTCTATTGGTAATTTATTTTCTGTTTAACTCTGGGGTTGTACTAACAATTTTCCATGATCCATATCCGCCTATGTGGCTCAATAGGTATCAATCTCCCTCTTGGAGTACAAAAGAAATCATTGGGGCGAAATGGATAAAGCATTATGAGATTCAAAATAGCATTACCTATTTAGGCAACTTCAAGTTTCCATTGTTTTCAGGATTAGGAATAAAAACCAAATGGTTTGGGTTTAAGAAATCCATAGTAGTACAGGATTTCCCTGAGACTCAAGAATATGTATATCTTGGGAAAGAAACTACATTACACAAAGAGATAGAAAGTTTTTATTTTGGAGCAGGAGGCATTCCAATCCATGAATTCATCTCTTTATATCAGACAGATTTATGGAAACAGTTGTATAATTTTAACAAAATTTACGCTAATCCGCATGTGAGTATATATTGCCAACGTTAAGGAAACCTCAGAAGACATCGCTCTATATTCTGAGTATTCCAATATCTATTCTCAACATTTCCAAGTAAGCAAAATAGCAAAAAGATCACCCTAAATTTTTATTGTGACTCTCTTCCGTAAAGAATCCTCTTTGGTTTTTTGTTGTCAAAAATCTCCATCAGTCCATCAAGGTAAGCAGAAGAGATAAAATATATCCTTGTAATTTTATGATCATCAAAAAGTATAATACTTACTAATGAAAGAAGATACTTTTTTAATAATCTTATTATGAACTTAAATTTACTATTTGAATATATCTTTCCCAAATATGTGAGATTCCGGATTCCATAATAAGTCCTCCAAAGCTCTCTGTAAGGGATTCTGTAGAACATTTTTCCAAAAAACTTTCTTGTTGGTAATTCCTGTTTTTTTAGAGCCCCCTTGTGTTTTATCACACTGCCGGGGACTAAATAAATCTTGCCAACTTGCTTTAGGCGGATACAATACTCAACGTCATCATGATATATAAAGAACTCTTTTTTAGGAAAACCTATTTTTGAAATAGCATCCCTATGAATTAAGATGCCAACAAAAGAAGCAAAATCTATTTCTGAAACCTTATGTTTATACACCTCATAGGGTGCTGGTTTCTGAATCAATGGAAATGGATTATCAAAATCGAGATATCCCCTAGTATACAGATTAATCTTGTTATACTCAACCACAGAGCTAGCTATGGCACTGATCTCTTCCAAGTTTAGAGAATCCAGTGCCTCTAGTAATTTTTCTAAAGCATTAGGAGCAGGTTCTGCATCATCATCCATTAACCACAACCAAGTATACCCCATACTATATGCTCGCTTTACCCCTTCATAGAAGCCTCCAGCTCCTCCCACGTTTTTGGGCATCCTAACATAATGGAATTTTATGCGTTTCTCCGACATTGCATCATGGATTATAAAAATTTTTTCCCATGGTTTAAGTAATTTGGGGGGTGGTAATTCTTTGATATACCCTTTTTCCAGAAGGAATTCTGGTGTCCCATCTGTTGAAGAATTATCTATGAGATAAATAGCATCTATTGGTCTCGTCTGTCTCCTTAGCGCTTCTAAGCATTCTAGGAGCAATTCTTTTCTATTATATGTAACTACAACAGCACATACTGTATCTTCTTTCATATTTTATTTGCCCCCATTAGTTTCTTGAACTCATCAAGTGCTCTTTGAATAACATCACTCATAGTGTAGTATTTGTACTCAGCTAGTCTACCAATGAATATGAATCTTGTCTTGCTTTTATTATTTAACAACCTTGCACGTTCATTATATAACTGGTATCTTCTGAGATTTTCTTTCCTTGGGATTGGATAATATGGCTCGTTTTTTGAAGGAATGTACTTCCTAGGATACTCATAAGCGACAGTTGTTTTTGGGTGTTTTTGGAATGTTAGTCTCTTAAATTCTGTAATCCTTGTAAAATCGTACTCATTGGGATAATTTTCAACGGCTGCATCTAAAAAATATTCAACATTATAAGTTTCAAATTTGAACTCTAAGGATCTATAGGGTAATTCTCCGAATTCATAATCAAAGAAATAATCTATTGGGCCGGTATATATTAGTATTCCCTTCCAAGGTTTTCCAAAAAGAGAAACTTCACCAGTATCGATATCAACTTCAAGAACCTCCTTATAATCTGTATTCAGTAATATCTTGATATTGGGATTTAATAACATTTTGTAGAACAATGTAGTATACCCATACTTTGGCATCGCTTGATATTTATCATTAAAATATCTGTTATCTCTAGAGAGTACCACTGGGACTCTATCTAGTACCCCAATCAGCTCCTCGGGAGATTCTTCCCATTGTTTAAGAGTATAGTTTAAATAAACTTTCTCATAAACGAAGTTTGCTAGGGACTTCAAATCTTTGTCTCCAAGTTCATCAGCAACTTTTTTTAGTTTAAGTATTGGTATTCGAGTACCATAACCGAAGTGTTTTACTAGTTTTAATTCTAATGATCTAGCTGTTTCTGCAGGGAATAGCTTATATAGTGAGTTCAAATTAAACGGTACTGGAACTTTTGTTCCATTTATATTTGCCAAAACTTTGTGTTGATATGGGATCCACTCAGTGAATTTTGAAAGATATTCAAAGACTTCTTTTGAATTCGTTCTAAATACATGAGGCCCATATTTATGGACAAGAAGTCCCTCCTCGTTATAATAATCATAGCTATTTCCTCCTATATGGGGTCGCTTTTCAATAATTAATACTCTCTTCCGCAATACATTAGAAAGTCTCTCGGCCAATACACTTCCAGCAAACCCACTTCCAACAACAACGACGTCGAACATGTATTCAACACCGTCAATGTCTGTGGAATCAGCCTTAAAATATTTTCTGTGTTGATGTCTTCTATCTACCTTTTCTATACTCACAACTACTGTCTACAAAACCACGAAAGACATACAGTGTAAGTAGGACTTCCTTAAAAGATTACTAGAGGCTGTATATTGCCCGTAGCATTATAGAATTCATAATGCACACAAAAAATTATTAAGAATAAAGATTGTGGGATATAGCGTATGGGGATCGTTAGTGATTAATTGCAGAGGAGGTAAGAGGAGGTAATAACTATGGACGATATTATTCTGATAATCCTCGACACGCTTCGCAAAGACTATGGGGAAAAGTACCTTAACCCCATATTACGAAGATATGGGTTTGTCTACTATTCAAATGCGATTGCGCCATCGCCTTGGACATTCCCAAGTCATGTCTCAATATTTACTGGGAAGTACCCAGCAATCCATGGAGTACATGAAACCCGTGATATGAAGATACCAAAGATCAGAATCAGAGAACATTCACGGTTCCTTACTACACAACTTTCTGGGATGGGATATAATACAGTACTAATAAGTGCGAACTCTTTAATTCAACCTAACTTTGGATTTCGTGGGTTCAATGAGGTATATGACATTTTCTGGTATCCTGAAAAACTTTCGCATAAGGATGTAGAAATTATCAAAAAATACAAATCAAAAAATTCCGGGTACCTATCAAC encodes the following:
- a CDS encoding glycosyltransferase family 4 protein; the encoded protein is MKLLLINYMETTAPGGINKVVFEIARWLSKWSHEVVVFNPAWDNRLQMSEEKIENFTLIRGYKYRESLYGFSIKNIGVVRELIKKFDPDVVHVHGYHTLFSPEIVYVVKKYFSKIPVIFSPHYMPFGHATLLGEYLWSVYNKISNLLIFPKIDHLIVASNFEKDSLLYDIPNTGDIEISVIPHGVDVIDVQKKPQREEITLLFSGYLQERKGVQYILRALYELVYEYKMANVRLTIIGEGPYKQSLLKLAKQLNIMQYIVWKPFVVDRTELFKEIQNADIFLLLSKNENYGITVAEALALGTPVIVTKHSALKEFLTEPGCFGVDYPPNPKKVAELILKILNSDVRVGPFSKRIRTWDEVVKDYEKVYNLVLRRVKNMR
- a CDS encoding sulfatase-like hydrolase/transferase; the encoded protein is MDYPNVILIVVDTLRDDYSYPLKENLKKFGFISYNNAIAPTSWTIPSHASLFTGLYPLLHKIHETKHKKNPDIRFDDLPPEITLQHFLGELGYESYLLSANPYISPFFGLSGFDYFHDTYSGKYSIFLSDNEQEYIDKLKIRTRTTKELLSKLWNDKQFKLLLKVTGGFIIWKLGLVKGWPFDMGARKTIEVLRRILKKENWRDSNPFFIFVNLMEVHEPYSRLENPQTLIKSFKRNLLTGELNFEQVLLWKQVYPKEVDYITERILEIIKILKYEDMFDNSIIIITSDHGQLLGEHGRIGHGTFLYDELLKVPLLVKFPKEYESHYPGDSESWISLTKIKQLILSVVENKLEVHQLYSSVVFAESYGIQDYINPPTDRDQYNNFYALEKYRIAIYYKNFKGIFNVTDWKFEEIISYDPKTEVTEDIVKHMKKEIIKFLKTVEFRSISKIGELTIY
- a CDS encoding glycosyltransferase family 2 protein, with translation MQMNAPRVSIIILNWNGWEDTIECLESLYRITYPNYDVIVVDNGSKDDSVRKIKEYAEGKIEVNSKFFEYNPSNKPIKVFDINEGDTRKGKFNKPAYEKFDPNRRMILIKNKDNYGFAGGNNVGIKFALSVLTSDYILLLNNDTVVHPGFLTELVKVASSNKNIGAISPKIHYYWNGKIQYCGKTHKLGPIWTTMHKSCKPNKMDKGISSSLINTDEIHGACMLVKKDTLLSFGFLDEDYFAYWEETDFSLRLRKGGISLAVASLSTIWHKVGNRNILKKTIRPISAYLFGRNMILIILKNYTEFYKLLGMSILLILRIPLLLLNYILFYGNKKSSIYFALGVLAAMENERKSPILFYKTFNK
- a CDS encoding DUF2206 domain-containing protein; amino-acid sequence: MDRKSLIITISILLGLNSGILADYLGIRIPLVRQIFGFVALMFLPGYLLLRIFNTKTESISEEIFLEVALSISVVMIMGIFANFVYPLLGVEKPITILPILLTFNVVTLGLLAVEQIRSVPVPQHTRRQIRIAKWDLFFALLPAGSLLGAYFFSHYGDNKGLLLLYFVIALTPLVFIKSKNFNRAFGIWSIAISLMWSTVFGVSWNYIWGYDINGEYYYSNLVLSKGVWEISTFKAYNTVASINILAPLSSLVTSMNLVSIFKVMYPFIFSLVPVVLLKAYEMLLQDKLRAELSVLFFMFLFTFFTEMMALARQMIAEVYLALLVYATIRKINSIFLSVFLVSLVISHYGTAYLAIFALVSLLLLGNIKTKRNINNRIIIFTWVITLFWYQHVGGGFQFQKLVDVGYQTLLMLKDLGDIQRSQGLAIIVSKTTLAREVGKWINIIAQGFISVGILAAAYTIAKDPRKKYIEFYVLSFVFFAYDVAGVIVPYFANRLNTPRLYQITLFFLSPYLIIGANALSRIFYNLYKNMVSSNTISNNYEVKILSVLLVIYFLFNSGVVLTIFHDPYPPMWLNRYQSPSWSTKEIIGAKWIKHYEIQNSITYLGNFKFPLFSGLGIKTKWFGFKKSIVVQDFPETQEYVYLGKETTLHKEIESFYFGAGGIPIHEFISLYQTDLWKQLYNFNKIYANPHVSIYCQR
- a CDS encoding glycosyltransferase family 2 protein is translated as MKEDTVCAVVVTYNRKELLLECLEALRRQTRPIDAIYLIDNSSTDGTPEFLLEKGYIKELPPPKLLKPWEKIFIIHDAMSEKRIKFHYVRMPKNVGGAGGFYEGVKRAYSMGYTWLWLMDDDAEPAPNALEKLLEALDSLNLEEISAIASSVVEYNKINLYTRGYLDFDNPFPLIQKPAPYEVYKHKVSEIDFASFVGILIHRDAISKIGFPKKEFFIYHDDVEYCIRLKQVGKIYLVPGSVIKHKGALKKQELPTRKFFGKMFYRIPYRELWRTYYGIRNLTYLGKIYSNSKFKFIIRLLKKYLLSLVSIILFDDHKITRIYFISSAYLDGLMEIFDNKKPKRILYGRESQ
- the glf gene encoding UDP-galactopyranose mutase, with the translated sequence MFDVVVVGSGFAGSVLAERLSNVLRKRVLIIEKRPHIGGNSYDYYNEEGLLVHKYGPHVFRTNSKEVFEYLSKFTEWIPYQHKVLANINGTKVPVPFNLNSLYKLFPAETARSLELKLVKHFGYGTRIPILKLKKVADELGDKDLKSLANFVYEKVYLNYTLKQWEESPEELIGVLDRVPVVLSRDNRYFNDKYQAMPKYGYTTLFYKMLLNPNIKILLNTDYKEVLEVDIDTGEVSLFGKPWKGILIYTGPIDYFFDYEFGELPYRSLEFKFETYNVEYFLDAAVENYPNEYDFTRITEFKRLTFQKHPKTTVAYEYPRKYIPSKNEPYYPIPRKENLRRYQLYNERARLLNNKSKTRFIFIGRLAEYKYYTMSDVIQRALDEFKKLMGANKI